Below is a genomic region from Fibrobacter sp..
ATTGAAACTTTTGGAAAACTGGTGGATTCCTGCCGTGCGCGCCTACCTGGAACTGAACGGCGGTACGGTAAACCTGAAGCAAATCGCCAAGGACATTTGCCCGCCTATTACCGAAGAACAGGCCAAAGAGGCCATCGACACCCTGCTAGAAGTTGGGCTTGTCAAGAAAATGGCCTCCGGTAAACTGGCCCTGACCGACGCCCACCTGACCGTCGGCGGCCCAGAAAAGAAAATCGCCGTCCGCAAGTTCCAGCGTCAGATTCTAGGACTTGCTGCAGATTCTCTGGAAAACACCCCCGTCGAAGAACGGAATATTTCCACCTTGACCCTTTCCGTAGATCAGGCCTGCTTCGACGACTTGGGGGACATGCTCAAGGAATTCCGCCGTCTTGTTCAAAAAAGGGTGGATGGAGCCAAAAATCCCGACAGGGTAATGCAACTTTCTATGGCATTTTTCCCTGTAGCCCACAAAAACAAATAAAATAAAGTATATTAAGGGTTACAGGACGAAGATGATTTGGGTAAAATACATAGGATTTTCTGCACTGGCAATGCTAGTCGCTTGTTCCAACAATAACGACGTTGCTGGCTCTTCTCTTGAGACTGAAAACTCCATAGCCTTCCATGTAAAATTGGCCAATGGGGAGAACGCCTCCAAGGCGTACGTCATCATCCATGATTCAAAGTACTTCGCAGACGATGCTGATCTGAATTCTACCCAGCATCCTCAGACCGGCGAAAACGGAATTTTGGAATTGGATTCCCTGCCCAGAGGCAATTACATCGTAGAAGTTCGCGGTCTCCAAGATGAGCAGGAACAAAAGGGAGCTACCACTTTCGAAATCACTCAAGTCGATAATGACTCCGGCAAGGTAGTGACTGTACAAACAGACATTCCCGCATCTTTTGAAGGCAAGGCCTACACGGACAAATACCCCGCCTGGGTCATGATTCGCGGTCTGGAATACAAGGTTCCCGTAGACTCCCA
It encodes:
- a CDS encoding DUF4423 domain-containing protein codes for the protein MIEFSDTQDYRDFLKEYYDRRKAEMPLYSYRMMGDKLGLDSSYLYRVLQKKQHLPAHALPAAKDILALSGRQAEYFELLYSAAVTKDKNKREELMAKALSLRDVHLHSLQQAELKLLENWWIPAVRAYLELNGGTVNLKQIAKDICPPITEEQAKEAIDTLLEVGLVKKMASGKLALTDAHLTVGGPEKKIAVRKFQRQILGLAADSLENTPVEERNISTLTLSVDQACFDDLGDMLKEFRRLVQKRVDGAKNPDRVMQLSMAFFPVAHKNK